In Nitrospira lenta, one genomic interval encodes:
- a CDS encoding CsbD family protein, translated as MNQEQFGQFWLQLKKPLKTTWGKITEEDLVEIAGDVAKFGSVLQKRYGEVQKEEVSTWANRRYSTWTGNYIGYKDPEPKSASS; from the coding sequence ATGAATCAGGAGCAGTTCGGACAATTTTGGTTACAGCTGAAGAAGCCGCTCAAGACCACGTGGGGCAAGATCACAGAGGAAGACCTCGTCGAGATCGCGGGCGATGTGGCCAAGTTCGGCAGCGTACTCCAGAAGCGGTATGGGGAAGTGCAGAAAGAAGAAGTCAGCACGTGGGCGAATCGCCGCTATTCGACATGGACCGGTAACTATATCGGCTATAAGGATCCTGAGCCGAAGAGCGCCAGCTCGTAG
- a CDS encoding DUF3422 family protein, which translates to MEQPDIDQSSHEDLIHQLHERPQIPLTEWLRVPAHVHYKAFRMADPPTQRPASREEFRRLVESFQMAPNHTVLRETFGYAVKVAGNGDRLIVVWQAHTEYYSYQLWHLPGAPGSQVTFGPLTFPNYQFPITPLGTEVCRLDIVLRAEVIPSRDELHQMLPGPVTYGSRMFDDETMVVTSFTPDEYRRERYLVNVGSPRIDVSHIKNIVDAVVRIETYYHLLLMQKPLFSAAIDSVYKFEQVHLKQREIITGHISHADALALQRWLNSLTQDLLKANRLAGKLHFELSAAVPYDKIVHATLASMVERPFAPYRPLSDYVLSGVTGVADGYQQLLKRIETLSSGFEGMIAIIRTRVDLMLESQNLALLMSVDKTTKSQAILQHTVEGLSVIVIAYYLSGLAGYIFKGLHEMGWMHNPNVASAVFVPIAIGLAFLITTLSRKYLHKKLQTEKPHA; encoded by the coding sequence ATGGAACAGCCGGACATCGATCAGTCCTCTCACGAAGACCTTATCCATCAGCTACATGAGCGTCCGCAGATTCCGTTGACGGAATGGCTGCGGGTGCCGGCCCATGTGCACTACAAGGCGTTTCGGATGGCCGATCCTCCGACGCAGCGCCCGGCGAGCCGCGAAGAGTTTCGCCGTCTGGTGGAATCGTTTCAGATGGCGCCGAACCATACGGTGTTGCGGGAGACGTTCGGGTATGCGGTCAAGGTGGCAGGGAACGGGGATCGCTTGATCGTCGTCTGGCAGGCGCATACGGAATATTACAGTTATCAATTGTGGCATCTGCCGGGAGCGCCCGGCAGTCAAGTGACGTTCGGACCGTTGACCTTTCCGAACTATCAGTTTCCGATTACTCCGCTGGGGACAGAGGTCTGCCGATTGGATATTGTGCTGCGCGCCGAGGTGATTCCATCGCGTGACGAGTTACATCAGATGCTGCCGGGGCCGGTCACCTATGGCAGCCGGATGTTCGACGACGAGACCATGGTGGTGACCAGTTTTACGCCCGACGAATACCGACGGGAGCGGTATTTGGTCAATGTCGGATCTCCGCGGATCGATGTGTCGCACATCAAGAATATTGTGGATGCGGTGGTGCGAATCGAAACCTACTATCATCTGCTGCTGATGCAGAAGCCGTTGTTTTCAGCTGCAATCGATTCGGTCTACAAGTTCGAGCAAGTTCATCTGAAACAGCGGGAGATCATCACTGGGCATATCAGTCATGCCGATGCGCTGGCGTTGCAGCGATGGTTGAATAGTTTGACGCAGGATCTGTTGAAGGCCAACCGGCTGGCCGGGAAGCTCCATTTCGAATTGTCGGCGGCGGTGCCATACGACAAGATTGTGCATGCCACACTCGCGTCCATGGTCGAGCGGCCGTTTGCTCCGTATCGGCCGCTCTCCGATTACGTCCTGAGCGGCGTGACTGGCGTGGCGGACGGGTATCAGCAGTTGTTGAAGCGGATCGAGACGCTGAGTAGCGGGTTTGAGGGAATGATCGCCATTATCCGGACCCGTGTCGATTTGATGCTGGAGTCTCAGAATCTGGCGTTGCTGATGAGCGTGGACAAGACGACGAAGAGTCAGGCGATCCTGCAACATACCGTCGAAGGGCTATCGGTGATTGTGATCGCGTACTATCTTAGCGGGCTTGCCGGGTATATTTTTAAAGGTCTCCATGAAATGGGATGGATGCATAATCCAAATGTGGCATCTGCCGTGTTTGTCCCCATCGCCATCGGGCTGGCCTTTCTCATCACGACGCTGAGCCGGAAGTATCTGCATAAGAAGCTCCAGACTGAGAAGCCTCATGCCTAA
- a CDS encoding SAM-dependent methyltransferase gives MTSRWRLPQHDYWSTPFAESLLRHLDLRPGATVLDVAGGHGIPAFYVAEQVGPGGQVLSLDVSAGQVARARAIQGSHLPWLRFECIDMRALPADLPGYDRITGNLSVMFFRPNRFDVIQGLADHLNPGGQMVLTFPSLGTFDSLWRRVDQEMATWGLLAERRRLDAYIAERPSAEEGREWLNRAGLHRIEAAEYPLEVATGPGQALLHHPLLRGGFLDDVFECFDDQRVAERVMTQVSEDLDGVLPLIAQRCVLTGWKPVSGT, from the coding sequence GTGACATCCCGCTGGCGTCTTCCTCAGCACGATTACTGGTCCACTCCATTTGCCGAGTCGCTGTTACGCCATCTTGATTTGAGGCCCGGTGCCACGGTGCTCGATGTGGCGGGTGGGCACGGCATTCCTGCATTCTACGTGGCTGAGCAGGTTGGTCCTGGCGGACAGGTGCTGAGCCTCGATGTGAGTGCCGGACAGGTGGCTCGTGCCCGTGCAATTCAGGGTTCGCATCTTCCCTGGCTGCGATTTGAATGTATCGACATGCGTGCGTTGCCGGCGGATCTTCCCGGCTATGATCGCATCACCGGCAATCTGTCCGTCATGTTTTTTCGTCCGAACCGCTTCGACGTCATCCAAGGATTAGCGGATCACCTAAATCCAGGCGGCCAGATGGTTCTGACCTTTCCATCTCTCGGCACCTTCGATTCCCTATGGCGCCGGGTCGATCAAGAGATGGCGACGTGGGGGCTACTCGCGGAGCGTCGGCGTCTCGACGCCTATATCGCGGAGCGGCCTTCTGCGGAGGAGGGGAGGGAATGGCTCAATAGAGCCGGCCTCCATCGCATTGAGGCGGCGGAGTATCCCTTGGAGGTCGCAACCGGCCCTGGGCAAGCGCTCTTGCATCATCCGTTGTTGCGAGGCGGATTTCTCGACGACGTATTTGAATGTTTTGATGATCAACGAGTAGCCGAACGCGTCATGACGCAGGTATCGGAAGATCTTGACGGCGTGCTGCCATTGATCGCGCAGCGGTGTGTGCTTACCGGTTGGAAGCCGGTTTCTGGGACGTGA
- a CDS encoding acyl-CoA desaturase has protein sequence MPIPPSPITQPAIPNYLTTTLFALVTAVAIIGVPAFGYFYGYSWVDWTLFGVLYVVTGLGITVGYHRLLSHRSFECRNWVKAVLLVAGGWALENSALKWAADHIRHHAACDQDADPYNATRGFWYSHCGWLFYKDTNANDKYASRLRQDSVVMWQHRHYWMIVLSGLGLTFAVGFLYNGWMGGLGCFLLAGVGRAFAVLNSTFCINSVCHLWGRQPHSQEDSSRDSWLVSLLTFGEGYHNYHHTHQNDYRNGPRWYNFDPSKWLIFTLSKLGLASSLRTAAPSAR, from the coding sequence ATGCCCATTCCCCCGTCACCAATCACTCAACCGGCCATCCCTAACTATCTGACGACGACGCTCTTCGCTCTTGTCACGGCTGTCGCAATCATCGGCGTGCCGGCCTTTGGCTATTTCTACGGATACAGCTGGGTCGATTGGACATTGTTCGGCGTGCTCTATGTGGTTACCGGGCTGGGAATCACGGTGGGTTACCATCGACTGCTCTCACACCGCAGCTTTGAATGCCGGAATTGGGTGAAAGCCGTGCTCTTAGTAGCCGGCGGATGGGCCCTGGAAAACTCTGCCCTGAAGTGGGCGGCCGACCATATCCGTCACCATGCCGCCTGTGACCAGGATGCTGACCCCTACAATGCAACCAGGGGATTCTGGTATAGCCACTGCGGATGGTTGTTCTACAAAGACACGAATGCCAACGACAAATACGCGTCCCGCTTACGCCAAGACTCGGTTGTCATGTGGCAACATCGTCACTACTGGATGATCGTGCTCTCAGGCCTGGGACTCACGTTTGCAGTGGGTTTTCTCTACAATGGCTGGATGGGCGGGCTGGGATGCTTTCTCCTCGCGGGCGTCGGCCGCGCCTTTGCCGTGCTCAACTCAACCTTTTGCATCAATTCAGTCTGTCACCTCTGGGGACGCCAGCCGCACAGTCAGGAAGATTCCAGTCGCGATAGTTGGCTGGTGTCGTTACTGACGTTCGGCGAGGGTTATCACAACTACCACCACACGCATCAAAACGATTACCGCAACGGCCCCCGATGGTACAACTTCGATCCGTCAAAGTGGCTGATCTTCACATTGTCAAAATTAGGCCTTGCCTCCTCGCTCAGGACCGCAGCCCCTTCCGCGCGTTAG
- a CDS encoding RNA recognition motif domain-containing protein — protein sequence MGSKLYVGGLPYAATESQLTTLFAAHGTVESARVIADKFTGQSRGFGFVEMSTPEEAKAAITALNGSQMDGRPLTVNEAKPQEPRTGGGGGGGGRFGGGEKRGRF from the coding sequence ATGGGTTCAAAACTTTATGTCGGCGGGTTGCCCTATGCGGCAACTGAATCACAGCTCACCACCTTGTTCGCCGCGCACGGCACAGTCGAATCTGCGCGCGTGATTGCGGACAAGTTTACGGGACAATCACGAGGCTTCGGCTTCGTCGAAATGTCCACCCCAGAAGAAGCCAAAGCAGCCATCACGGCATTGAACGGCTCACAGATGGATGGACGCCCGTTGACGGTCAATGAAGCCAAGCCACAAGAACCGCGCACGGGCGGCGGTGGCGGCGGCGGCGGTCGTTTCGGCGGCGGCGAGAAGCGCGGCCGGTTCTAG
- a CDS encoding class I SAM-dependent methyltransferase: protein MNSSVSLDQLHAHLAQWGLRSFSSDADYFAWQRATLSAEDLNRLTAQVERKRSGARQDEMAFYDLTAEPHILPVLYSQRYEYFMEIGSRVLSRIAPAGTVLDFGCGVGILTTFYARHSPETQFVGIDRSPRSIAVAQSKATELGLTNVRFECLDVDVEVLRGSYDRIIATHALVQAEQDPGIPSRDWTTFERARDESQQAAFEQRIGIDVRLDQLSEMLSPGGWMVIFEKTRQLARRVPFQRALARRGLQVIELPELIRYRLVEEVSDDGPFYVMQQGSAGPLAWDEEPEPDAGVPFNRTMLRSVPHDPQDPDIPLYENHWPSAQRVWESLADRLVQQEETRRESDGRQLHVELGSAEGLVYLYCANTFDQRQLIVVEPNRRAELASYYGEILSS, encoded by the coding sequence ATGAACAGTTCAGTCTCGCTCGATCAACTTCATGCCCACCTAGCCCAATGGGGCCTTCGATCGTTTTCGTCTGATGCGGACTATTTCGCCTGGCAACGCGCGACGCTGTCGGCGGAGGATCTGAATCGGCTCACTGCGCAGGTCGAGCGGAAGCGCAGCGGCGCTCGTCAGGACGAAATGGCTTTCTACGATCTGACGGCGGAACCGCATATTCTTCCCGTCCTTTACAGCCAACGCTACGAGTATTTCATGGAGATCGGCAGCCGGGTGCTGTCTCGAATCGCTCCGGCTGGGACGGTGTTGGATTTTGGGTGCGGGGTGGGGATTCTCACCACGTTCTATGCGAGGCATTCTCCGGAGACACAGTTTGTGGGGATCGATCGGTCGCCCAGATCGATTGCCGTGGCGCAATCGAAAGCCACTGAGTTGGGGCTAACTAATGTGCGCTTTGAGTGCCTCGATGTAGACGTCGAGGTGCTTCGCGGATCGTATGATCGGATCATTGCGACCCATGCGCTGGTTCAAGCTGAGCAAGATCCTGGAATACCGAGTCGTGACTGGACGACCTTCGAACGGGCGCGGGATGAATCGCAGCAGGCCGCGTTTGAGCAGCGGATCGGCATCGATGTGCGGTTAGACCAACTTAGCGAGATGCTGAGTCCTGGCGGATGGATGGTCATCTTCGAGAAAACCCGCCAACTCGCCCGACGCGTGCCGTTTCAACGGGCGCTGGCGCGACGGGGCCTGCAAGTGATCGAGCTTCCTGAACTGATTCGGTATCGGCTTGTCGAGGAAGTTTCCGACGACGGGCCCTTCTATGTGATGCAACAGGGGAGTGCCGGTCCTCTCGCATGGGACGAAGAGCCCGAACCTGACGCAGGCGTGCCGTTCAATCGAACGATGCTTCGATCAGTCCCACATGATCCGCAAGATCCGGACATACCGCTGTACGAAAATCATTGGCCGTCTGCACAGCGAGTGTGGGAATCGCTTGCGGATCGTCTGGTACAGCAGGAAGAGACTCGCCGGGAGTCCGATGGCCGGCAGCTACATGTCGAGCTCGGATCGGCCGAAGGCCTGGTCTACCTCTACTGTGCCAACACGTTCGATCAGCGGCAGTTGATCGTGGTTGAACCAAACCGCAGGGCAGAACTCGCTTCGTATTACGGAGAGATTCTTTCTTCGTGA